The proteins below come from a single Yamadazyma tenuis chromosome 5, complete sequence genomic window:
- a CDS encoding uncharacterized protein (EggNog:ENOG503Q3NX; COG:S) has protein sequence MNRKHLLDDKSNSSSRSVSRARTPRPDGEENGQLDFAFSNLEELLSSKLENLEGWREQNYDFKQDTVNEWNRARITSSGSIKELIHSLQVSRNEVSSDSRELILAQLYKLIVVKSLLVYNESRIGTDDYVGEESVSDLIFILMRRDARSPQEFLLLYRCTIALIVSDIDEFSSLADGEFMLFMKSLITEPATAIITNENKSHVISGYVGLLMILHNGSSGYGIDSTISWLYEITEGYCLSALTSIRDFKEGNREYSTFFDDLSKQRIVNELTTKQNSEALIGIAGLHGVGCLLTLVPRNDFLNEIIEDLIPKLLELFDNELNVDISKASGRVIALCYEVYHYRNDEDEDNDADFNDNSPYYEQEEITSVLTRLVNLNDKKVSKKDKKDIHSIFRDILNTVENYGNYDTRIEILKRSPRGLEILSEIMDLNFIKLSKTRSIQINSWFLYIRLIHLKWCFSFGVHNQLISNPSARDVLKEPPTDFEVKYGYEGDEDEENNSSYYNDTKYEMDDKKRTKKLNKLRVNKLTEEMEDLGLNK, from the coding sequence ATGAATAGAAAACATTTATTGGATGACAAGTCGAACTCGTCCTCGAGGTCAGTTTCTAGAGCCAGAACCCCCAGGCCagatggagaagaaaatgggCAATTGGACTTTGCCTTCAGTAATTTGGAGGAACTATTAAGCTCAAAGCTAGaaaatcttgaaggatGGAGAGAGCAGAACtatgatttcaaacaagATACAGTAAACGAATGGAACAGGGCCCGAATCACTTCCAGTGGCTCCATAAAGGAATTAATACATTCCTTACAGGTTTCTAGAAATGAAGTTTCTTCAGATTCAAGAGAATTGATTCTAGCACAATTGTATAAGTTGATTGTGGTTAAATCCTTACTTGTGTATAACGAATCCAGAATTGGCACTGACGACTACGTGGGTGAAGAAAGCGTCCTGGACTTGATTTTCATATTGATGAGAAGAGATGCCAGATCTCCTCAGGAATTTTTATTACTTTACAGATGCACAATTGCCTTAATTGTCAgtgatattgatgaattcaGCTCTTTGGCCGATGGAGAATTCATGTTATTTATGAAGAGCTTGATCACTGAACCTGCTACGGCCATAATCACCAATGAGAACAAAAGTCATGTCATATCTGGTTATGTTGGTctcttgatgattttaCATAACGGATCTTCTGGTTATGGAATTGACTCCACAATATCCTGGTTGTACGAAATTACTGAAGGTTATTGTTTGAGTGCATTGACTAGTATAAGAGACTTCAAGGAGGGAAACCGTGAATACTCTACTTTTTTCGACGATCTTAGTAAGCAAAGAATTGTTAATGAATTGACGACAAAACAAAATAGTGAGGCCTTGATCGGGATAGCTGGTCTACATGGAGTTGGTTGCTTATTGACTCTTGTACCTCGAAATGACTTTTTaaatgaaatcattgaGGACCTTATTCCCAAGTTACTTGAATTATTTGATAACGAGTTGAATGTTGATATTAGTAAGGCTAGTGGACGAGTGATAGCTCTTTGCTATGAGGTTTATCATTATAgaaatgatgaagatgaagataatgaTGCTGATTTTAATGACAATTCACCATATtatgaacaagaagaaataacTTCCGTGTTGACAAGACTTGTAAATTTGAACGATAAAAAGGTTAGCAAGAAGGACAAAAAGGATATCCATTCCATATTCAGAGACATTTTAAATACAGTGGAGAATTACGGTAATTATGATACCCGTATTGAAATATTGAAGAGAAGTCCTAGGGGACTTGAGATCTTGAGTGAAATCATGGATTTGAACTTTATCAAATTAAGTAAAACCAGGTCAATTCAGATTAATAGTTGGTTTTTGTACATAAGACTCATCCATCTCAAATGGTGTTTTAGTTTTGGTGTACACAACCAGTTAATCTCAAACCCTCTGGCAAGGGATGTCCTAAAAGAACCACCTACCGACTTCGAAGTCAAATATGGATACGAGGGtgacgaagacgaagaaaaTAACTCTAGTTATTACAATGATACCAAGTACGAGATGGACGATAAAAAGAGAACaaaaaagttgaataaaCTTAGAGTCAATAAGTTGACTGAAGAGATGGAAGAC
- the mcl1 gene encoding DNA polymerase alpha accessory factor Mcl1 (COG:S; EggNog:ENOG503NW5X; BUSCO:EOG09260S2Z), whose amino-acid sequence MAFARDRINAFPEGNSLVEYNPHINKLLVVNSVGILKIFKIDNPELEPTSVDVLENLTSLSSSNDKLLVANTAGHLELVDLNTNESKGIVYRSELPLRDSVLINEGKRLVCGGDDDKLIIINLEEGNSSSSIKLPQQVVNISYCMNAEILAVSLSNGDVQIYSTINEEPNLLETLKSAVSSKIHSSMDEIDYSDDHKHELVATKCQWLRNGEFLLTPSSEGIRTYNRDWELEKEFKFGNDADSIIDFKVSSNGRSVAVLNKDFKVVVFDSVSGDVTNKFDLENSEDLFINLEWYKDQLFLGSNKGVVTQIKDFIDSASKGSLGDIDDDGGSNTDVLASNSDAEPNGINRNAFDDSIIDAEDESDEDFPYYNKDVGSVLDRHKKRHRGNDGKITISQSAVEGDLLPYSPGSTPFSRSANVERRYLTMNSIGYVWVVKTDETEGSQQSITVSFFDRSVNKDYHFNDYHKFDLCGINRHGVLLGHSNYQSSKSYGSLYYRSHESDQESWDKKIPLHTGEYLTSISITDNEDSIVVVGTSLGYLRFYNQQGLCVNIIKVNPIVSVIASSINSIFLVSRLSVNLYSFSIINCYDYKFIQQDAILPLKSDWKSPLIKGIFFNEYNDPCLVPGNDDTLMILSSWREPSNSKWIPILNCAQEVTDNNNASKKNWKCWPLGLFGDKLNCILSKNNDQYPGFPLAMPIELSIKMPINHIDTSQSEQQEDEDYEENYVKAKAMGIITNDSLTDQDYQEFNDEISDKLAYYSNLFDKSLLKLFADTCKQGNLPKSYSIAKLMKNDKALIAASKICQRFEFNNLAVKIGKLRDIELSLNEMENDGNYPQGTGNDTGCFQSVDLYDINSINLDPLTENYPLDFYSEYLIKWPSLFFKSVEISDNSTFGDTSEISGYMIAKNEGKLSKLEWHTHISAVTIHNQYRRVGLASDLCIFLENIVNKDPDNTLFIDLFVRVTNTLALQLYEKLGYSIYRRVVGYYGRNLPQDTKHLDDEIDGYDMRKSLPADVNDETIRLNGHKVCVLPQDVVF is encoded by the exons ATGGCATTTGCTAGAGATAGGATCAACGCCTTCCCTGAGGGCAACTCACTCGTCGAGTACAACCCTCATATAAATAAGCTCCTTGTTGTGAACAGTGTGGggattttgaagatttttaAAATAGATAACCCTGAACTAGAGCCTACATCTGTTGATGTGCTTGAAAATTTAACaagtctttcttcttctaacGACAAGTTATTGGTCGCCAATACGGCTGGACACTTGGAATTAGTAGACTTGAATACCAACGAGTCTAAGGGGATTGTTTACAGATCTGAGTTGCCTTTGAGAGATTCTGTTTTAATCAATGAAGGTAAACGtcttgtttgtggaggagatgatgataagttgatcatcatcaacttaGAAGAAGGTAactcctcctcctccatCAAGCTTCCTCAACAGGTTGTCAATATCAGCTATTGTATGAATGCTGAGATCTTAGCAGTCAGTTTATCCAATGGTGATGTGCAGATCTACTCAACGATAAATGAAGAGCCCAATTTGCTCGAAACCTTGAAATCAGCCGTTTCAAGTAAAATCCATTCTTCTATGGATGAAATCGACTATTCAGACGATCATAAACATGAGTTGGTTGCCACAAAATGTCAGTGGCTTAGGAATGGTGAATTTTTGTTGACACCTAGCTCCGAAGGAATCAGAACCTACAATAGAGACTGGGAACTTGAAAAGGAATTTAAATTTGGAAATGATGCTGACAGTAtcattgacttcaaagtATCTTCCAATGGTAGGTCTGTAGCTGTGTTAAACAAGGATTTCAAAGTTGTGGTATTCGATTCTGTCTCTGGTGATGTCACCAATAagtttgacttggaaaataGTGAAGACTTGTTTATCAATTTGGAGTGGTACAAAGACCAGCTCTTTCTTGGTAGCAATAAAGGTGTTGTCACACAAATCAAGGATTTCATAGACTCTGCTTCAAAGGGATCTTTGggtgatattgatgatgatggtggGAGCAACACGGATGTGTTAGCCAGTAATTCTGATGCTGAACCAAACGGTATTAACAGAAATGCATTTGACGATTCTATTATAGAtgctgaagatgaaagCGATGAAGATTTTCCCTACTACAACAAAGATGTTGGATCTGTTTTGGATCGCCATAAAAAGCGTCATAGAGGTAATGATGGTAAGATTACAATTAGTCAATCAGCTGTTGAAGGAGATCTCTTGCCATACTCACCTGGTTCGACACCCTTCAGTAGATCTGCTAATGTTGAAAGGCGTTATTTAACTATGAACTCGATTGGTTATGTGTGGGTGGTTAAGACTGATGAAACGGAAGGTCTGCAACAAAGTATTACCgtttctttctttgatagATCAGTCAACAAAGATTATCACTTCAATGATTACCACAAATTTGATTTATGTGGCATCAATCGTCATGGGGTGTTATTAGGACACTCCAACTACCAATCAAGTAAGTCATATGGCTCATTGTACTATAGAAGTCATGAAAGTGACCAAGAGAGCTGGGATAAAAAAATCCCTTTACACACCGGAGAGTATCTTACCTCCATCTCCATAACTGATAACGAAGATTCCATTGTGGTTGTGGGAACTTCCCTTGGGTATTTAAGGTTCTACAATCAGCAGGGCTTGTGTGTgaatatcatcaaagtcaacCCAATCGTTTCTGTCATTGCATCAAGTATCAACTCCATTTTCCTCGTATCTCGGTTGTCAGTTAACTTGTATTCCTTTTCCATTATCAATTGTTATGATTACAAGTTCATTCAGCAAGATGCTATATTACCGTTGAAATCAGATTGGAAGAGCCCATTGATAAAGGGgatctttttcaatgaatACAATGATCCATGCCTTGTTCCAGGAAATGATGatactttgatgattttgtcGTCATGGAGAGAACCATCCAACAGTAAGTGGATACCGATTTTGAACTGTGCCCAGGAAGTGACCGATAATAATAATGCCAGTAAGAAGAACTGGAAGTGTTGGCCATTAGGATTATTCGGTGACAAATTAAACTGTATTTTGCTGAAGAATAATGACCAATACCCAGGGTTTCCGTTAGCCATGCCGATTGAACTCCTGATCAAGATGCCGATTAACCACATAGACACTAGTCAATCAGAACAACAAGAGGACGAAGATTACGAAGAAAACTACGTGAAAGCTAAAGCCATGGGCATAATCACCAATGACTCCCTAACTGATCAAGACTACCAAGAATTCAACGACGAGATCAGTGACAAGTTAGCCTACTATAGCAATTTGTTTGACAAATCCTTGTTAAAATTGTTTGCTGATACTTGCAAGCAAGGTAATTTACCCAAGTCATACTCCATTgccaaattgatgaagaacgATAAGGCATTAATTGCAGCCTCAAAAATTTGCCAGAGATTTGAGTTCAATAATTTGGCCGTAAAAATCGGTAAGTTGCGGGACA TTGAATTGTCTCTTAACGAAATGGAAAATGATGGGAACTACCCACAAGGTACCGGCAATGATACCGGCTGTTTTCAAAGTGTCG atctaTATGACATTAATTCTATAAATTTGGACCCATTAACAGAGAATTACCCCCTTGACTTCTACTCGGaatacttgatcaaatggCCCTCgttatttttcaaatctgTAGAAATCAGTGACAATTCAACCTTTGGTGATACTAGTGAAATAAGCGGGTATATGATAGCCAAAAATGAAGGAAAGCTTTCCAAGCTTGAGTGGCATACGCACATTTCGGCTGTGACAATTCACAATCAGTATAGGCGAGTTGGATTGGCCTCCGATTTGTGCATATTCCTTGAAAATATCGTTAATAAAGATCCTGATAACACCCTTTTCATCGACTTGTTCGTTCGGGTAACAAACACATTGGCACTCCAATTGTATGAAAAATTGGGTTACAGTATTTACAGACGAGTAGTGGGGTACTACGGGAGAAATCTACCGCAAGATACAAAGCATTTAGACGATGAAATTGACGGTTATGACATGAGAAAGCTGTTGCCCGCAGATGTAAACGACGAGACTATCAGGCTAAATGGACATAAGGTGTGTGTTCTTCCACAGGACGTTGTGTTTTGA